The Elaeis guineensis isolate ETL-2024a chromosome 12, EG11, whole genome shotgun sequence sequence CTGCTCCTTCTTTCCTCTACTCTTGCCGTTGCTCGCCATCTTGCACTTAGATCAGAAGAAAAGAGGATAGCAGCTTTGGGCTTATCGACCTTGAGGAGAAGATGTCGGATTTGACCAGCTCCCACGCCGGGGAGAGGTATTTTCCTTCGAATTTTGTTCGTTTAGTTAGATGAAATctcgttccttttttttttttactgatgtGATCTTTCTATTCATTTTGATAGATTCTACACTCCAAGTCCATTTGATATTGTGGGAGAATAATTGCTTGTTTTGGGCTTTTGTCtggaatatttataaataaatgttAAGACATGATATGTATATTTATAGTAGACACTTTATAGATGAAGCTTGGTGAGGATTTAGAATAAGATATTGAAGGGGCCCAAATTCTCTGAGACAAGAATTTGGAATGAAATGGCTTAGACTGTATTGGTGCTATCACATGCATAATACCAAGGATGATCAGGAGAGGGCATACTGGTTTAGATTAAAAGGGACTTAGTTGGAGGGGAAAAAAGCCTCTTCATCCCCTAAAATTTAATATGGTACTAACTACAATGAAACTTTTTTGCTTTGTTTCATTGGTGGGAAAAATCAACACCACAATAAGGTGAATTCGAAAGACTTAAAAGATGTGTAGAGATGTTCTCAAGTGTCCTGAGCATCTTGATGACATGGACAAATTGGAGAGACTCCTTCAGGCGCACAAGTCTTTTTTGCAGACACATTACAAGGGAAGGGATTTTAAAATGGAAATTAGTGAAATTTTTCTATACACGAAGGCGAATGGAATTCCTACGTTTAGGGTTGGCCATCCATGGATCCCACATATGAGGAGATTGGGGACGTTTTTCGAGGaaaaagcattttttttttttcaacccaTGTGCTTAGGAGTGTAAAATTTGTCTCATTCTCTTGCAAGATGCCATTTAAAGAgatgatacatacatacatgcatgcatacatacatacataggtgATTTACCAGTTAGAGGGGAAAAAATTTCATGACCGACCTGAGGAGAATGCAAAACTTACAGTCAAGACCTGAGACTTTTCTTGTTGTCAACTAGTTTCTATGCTAACATTCTCTAGTCTAACTAGGAATATATATTACTACTCTTTAAGCAAATAGAAGGTATCTGAGGTAGTCATACGCAGAGTGTATTGTAAGCAAACATGGCACTTCCTTGATTTTGTATTAACTCTAGAAGATGTGGTAATGAATCTATGTTATACATGCTGTGATTGCAGGGGTTGAAATCCTGATAACTATGGCTCTTAAAAGTGAATCTGCTATGCATTTGGATAGTCCTGATTTGAATAAGCTTGGTTTAAATGAGTtcgtattccatgaaactttagAGTATAGGCTCTATAAAGCATCCTTTCTTAGGCTTCTTTTTTACAATTTGATTTGATGTGCTTCTGGTGTTTTAGGCTTTTTAAATGAAGACTCATTGCTAAGAACATTGTCTACatatatcatataataaaataaaatttcattctCCTTTATTACTAAATAAAGTCGTTTAGTTTTTCTAAATGCTTCAATAGCTTATAATTTAGTTACCATGGTGACTAATTATTTTAAGGCATAAAACTtggtataataaatttaaattagagaAGTGGGTTTGCTGACCACCTGCTTTATCGAACCACACTTCTAAAGATCACCCTCTCAATAAAAAGCAACAGAGATGCATGCAGTGCTTTGCTAGCAACACTACATTCCACCACCAATTATGTCTCAATTTGTTGTACATAATTAGGTACTTCAGCTCCTTGATCCCCATGGTCATTCTGTGCACTAGTCCTGAAAATGTGTTATCCTGCAAGAAAAATGCTCTGCTAGGCAATACTATTTTCTCACTGAAAGGCTATTTATTCTATTAGTAGAGAATAGAATGATAGAGACTCAATTAAAGGATTTTTATGAAAAAAGGCATGTGCAACAACGCCATTGAAAATCCTAATACAGAGAGGGGCTTAGATAATTGTAAGAATCAAGAAAGTGGAACTTCTTGTCTGCCTGACTACTGGCTGTGGGAAAGAAGCCAAAGTTTAATGTTAAAtcctaattttatttattttaattaacacTTTTCTAATAAGGTTAATTTTTGTCAATCTAATGTTTTCACAATATCCTTCTCATTTCTTGTTGTAGTTTCAAATTCTAGTCGCATTAGCAAACATTCACATTAAAGACAGCTAAACTATTAGCAAACATTCTTTTCTTCATCATCAGAAACTTCCAACAAACAAAACAAGAAAACATAAAAGGAACACTGTCCTTTAGGTAGCACTGACTTGGAGCTGGCTGTTGCAGTTCTATCTCTGCACTTGCTCCCCTTGAAGCAATTTTGTTTGATGTTGATGGGACACTGTGTGATTCAGATCCTATGCATTACCATGCTTTCCGAGAAATGCTGCTAGAGGTATGCGTTCTTTAGCATGGATCATGGCAGTCTTCTGCTTGTGCTTTTGCTGGCCATTATTAGGCCAATTATGTGAAACTAGTCTTTGACAGAGCCACGAATTATTGTTCACAGATTGGTTACAATAATAGTGTCCCAATAACTGAGGAGGACTTCATTGAGAAAATTGCAGGCAAGAACAGTGAGGATATCGCCAAAACTTTATTTCCCGACTGGGATCGTGAAAAGGCTATGAAATTTATTGATGATAAGGAAGCTAGGTTTCGGAAGTAAATTTTCTAGTTGCCCCTCTAAAATTACTGCATTCCTCTTTCTGCCGTATATAGCATCATTTTGAGGGAGAAGTCTTGCAATATTGGATTTACAGGTTGGCATCTAAACAGTTGGAGGCAATAGATGGTCTCTACAAGCTACGAAAATGGATCGAGGATCGAGGTTTAAAGCGTGCAGCAGTGACTAATGCTCCAAGGCCTAATGCTGAGCTTATGATTTCGACTCTTGGCCTGTCTGACTTCTTCCAGCATGTGGTAATTGGGAGTGAATGCGAGAGAGCTAAACCATTTCCTGATCCTTACCTGAAGGCTCTCAACCTTCTCAATGCATCTCCAGAGCACTCATTGGTGTTCGATGTTGGTTTTCTTATCTAAACCATATCATTCAAGACATCTTCTTTCACTATGTTTGTTTGAGTAAAGTCacctaatttttcatattttcactccTTGTTTCTCAAGGATTCTGCATCAGGAATAAAAGCTGGTGTGGCAGCAGGGATGACTGTGGTTGGAGTTATGACAAGAAATCCTGAAAAATCACTTAAGGATGCAGGAGCCAGTTTGCTTATAAAGGATTACAATGATCCAAAGCTTTGGAAGGCATTGGAAGATCTAGAGAGAGCTGAAGCCACACTGAAGAAGGCTGATGTCTGAGGTGGATTTGTTCGGCATTAGATGATGGGAATGATGTGGAATAGGGGGAGATAATAGCAATTCAACAGGAGATTTTTATTTGTTTGCAGCAAATTTATACAAACATATGCATATTTTTGTAACGATGAGGTCCTCTTGCACCACAAATGATCAAGAAACCTGCAGTCATCAGCTTGCTTTTACTTATGGTAAAATCAGAAATGTTGTTCCACTAGTTATCAAGCTTTTGAGAATAGTGATAAATAAAAAACAGTAAAATGGTATTATAATCATCATCTTGAGTTAATGTTACAATTCTCGTTGGTATGTATTTCTTATTTGGATATCACGCAGCACTAAATTAGGATGTAGCAGCAAAAAGTTTTAGTGGGAACAGAAGAAATTAACAGGGGACATGAATTGATTGTATGAGCATATAAAGGGTGGCA is a genomic window containing:
- the LOC105054931 gene encoding haloacid dehalogenase-like hydrolase domain-containing protein Sgpp; the protein is MSDLTSSHAGESSISALAPLEAILFDVDGTLCDSDPMHYHAFREMLLEIGYNNSVPITEEDFIEKIAGKNSEDIAKTLFPDWDREKAMKFIDDKEARFRKLASKQLEAIDGLYKLRKWIEDRGLKRAAVTNAPRPNAELMISTLGLSDFFQHVVIGSECERAKPFPDPYLKALNLLNASPEHSLVFDDSASGIKAGVAAGMTVVGVMTRNPEKSLKDAGASLLIKDYNDPKLWKALEDLERAEATLKKADV